The DNA sequence GCGCGCGCCTCCCGAGCCGCCGCTGCGGGGAGTCGCAGCTCAGCCGGTCCGGGTTGAACTGCGCCGCCGCGGCCACGGCTGGACCCGGGTTCAACTGGGCCGCCCCGGGCTGAAACTGGGCAGCCTGTGGCTGCTGTGGGAGCCCAGCCATTCCGTACATCTCCGGTCCGGGTCGCTCAATTCTTCTCTGTACACGgcacaaaaaaaggcaataaaaaattaaataaatggttATTTAATACTCCCTAAGCAGCCTGCTTAAGACGAAGCGAAGACGAGAAGGAAAGTTGCGGAAGGTACAGTCTGCTTAGTTCCGGGATTACTGTACTTCACGATTTCAGTTTAACTCGTCTAGTTTCACACACAGTACGATGAAGAAAGAGAA is a window from the Lepisosteus oculatus isolate fLepOcu1 chromosome 3, fLepOcu1.hap2, whole genome shotgun sequence genome containing:
- the LOC138236698 gene encoding uncharacterized protein encodes the protein MYGMAGLPQQPQAAQFQPGAAQLNPGPAVAAAAQFNPDRLSCDSPQRRLGRRAPKLGEIGRSRRVVIEDEDLDDIMNNNGL